One window of Nostoc sp. C052 genomic DNA carries:
- a CDS encoding ABC transporter permease yields the protein MKKRIDSQTTNRPRRQRKGKISFGEVLIMSVETLLGNKLRTGLTMLGVIIGISSVITITAVGQGVQKSTELQIQALGTNVMVVTAGAARTGGISLGAGSASTLTWEDAKAIAKQVPAAKSVSAFLQRGSIQIVRGNNNIATTLVGTDLNYPTIKNIHPQTGLFFSQGDLDAVRPVAFLGSTVLDELFNTNESVIGADLRIRGKRYTVVGVAESKGTAGGQDLDDVIYIPLTNMSAQIVGNNALTGVAINGFWLEAIDGDQLNSAQFQVTNILRLRHGIHTSAVDDFRIVNLVDIISTFSSVMGSFTLMIGAIAGISLVVGGIGIANIMLVSVMERTREIGIRKAVGATGTDILRQFLTEAIVISTVGGVIGVGLGIGFAFAAATVFKFPFIVPLWSIGAGFSLSFLVGILAGGIPARNAAKLDPISALHNE from the coding sequence ATGAAAAAACGTATTGATTCGCAGACAACGAATCGTCCGCGCCGTCAACGAAAGGGCAAAATCTCTTTCGGTGAAGTTCTGATCATGTCAGTCGAAACGCTTTTGGGCAACAAACTGCGGACAGGTTTGACTATGTTGGGCGTGATTATTGGCATCTCCTCAGTAATTACGATTACCGCCGTGGGACAAGGTGTGCAGAAGTCAACAGAGTTACAAATCCAAGCTTTGGGAACAAACGTGATGGTAGTCACGGCGGGGGCAGCCAGAACAGGCGGCATCAGTCTAGGAGCGGGTTCAGCCAGTACACTGACGTGGGAAGATGCTAAGGCGATCGCTAAACAAGTCCCAGCCGCTAAATCGGTTTCGGCATTCTTACAACGCGGTTCAATTCAGATCGTCAGAGGCAATAACAACATCGCCACCACCCTTGTAGGAACGGATTTAAACTACCCAACTATCAAAAACATTCATCCCCAAACGGGACTCTTTTTTAGTCAAGGGGATTTGGATGCTGTCCGCCCTGTGGCGTTTCTCGGTTCCACAGTGCTAGATGAATTATTTAACACAAATGAATCCGTGATTGGGGCTGATTTACGGATTCGGGGTAAGCGCTACACCGTGGTAGGGGTGGCGGAATCGAAGGGAACGGCGGGTGGACAGGATCTCGACGATGTGATTTATATTCCCCTAACCAATATGTCTGCCCAAATTGTGGGCAATAACGCCTTAACGGGTGTAGCAATTAATGGATTTTGGTTAGAAGCGATCGATGGCGATCAACTGAACTCGGCTCAATTTCAGGTGACAAATATTCTGCGTCTACGGCATGGCATTCATACCTCAGCCGTCGATGATTTTCGGATTGTCAATTTAGTTGATATTATCAGCACTTTCAGCAGTGTGATGGGTTCATTTACCTTGATGATAGGTGCGATCGCAGGTATTTCCCTGGTCGTCGGCGGCATTGGCATTGCCAACATCATGCTAGTTTCGGTGATGGAACGAACGCGAGAAATTGGCATCCGCAAAGCCGTAGGTGCAACTGGCACAGATATTTTAAGGCAGTTTTTGACTGAAGCAATCGTTATCTCCACAGTTGGCGGTGTAATTGGCGTGGGATTGGGCATTGGGTTCGCATTTGCTGCCGCAACTGTGTTCAAATTTCCGTTTATTGTACCGTTATGGTCGATTGGGGCAGGTTTTAGCCTTTCCTTTCTTGTTGGCATTCTGGCAGGCGGCATCCCAGCGCGTAATGCTGCCAAATTAGATCCGATTTCAGCACTACACAATGAGTAA
- a CDS encoding NAD(P)/FAD-dependent oxidoreductase — protein MKPDYLIVGSGLSALVFGALMANSGKTVQILEAHEHPGGFGHTFTMAKKYTFNAQFHYVWDCGEGQTVNRVLKKLGLDREVTFERYDSEGFDHMRMPEHSLDIPSEPEELIQRLSNLFPAHGDRICQFVNEVEKTGEGLKKLSPPLKPIELLKHSNEVFSAVQYLNSTLQDVFDKFQLPQDAQTLLALQWPDFLLPPNQLSFYAWVILFRGYQAGAFYPTQHFEHVINSLVNVIESLGGQVLLNHEVTNFRVTDRTVTGVQAMDLTTHQTHEFAGDTVICNIDPKKAAKMIGESQFSKSVRRKLNYEYSPSNYMAYCVVKDIDLREYGFGKWNLFHTGHHDLNEAFTQMYDRNDFSNPSFAITTPTLLTTASRDCPEDCQIVEFLTVANYKYFQELRDNDRKAYNQKKQEILDSILDVVEEHHVPNFRKYMVFHITGSPTTNERFCWCPNGNSYGSSMTPRNMGMGRLNHETSLNHFYFCNASSGYPGFAATFWTGALLYQRLSGDQIITNS, from the coding sequence ATGAAACCGGATTACCTGATTGTCGGTAGTGGTTTATCAGCATTAGTCTTTGGCGCTTTAATGGCAAACTCTGGCAAGACTGTGCAAATTCTCGAAGCCCATGAGCATCCCGGAGGTTTTGGGCATACGTTTACAATGGCTAAAAAATATACGTTTAACGCTCAATTTCACTACGTCTGGGACTGCGGTGAAGGGCAAACTGTCAATCGGGTACTCAAAAAACTAGGGTTAGATCGGGAAGTAACCTTTGAACGTTATGACTCGGAAGGCTTTGATCACATGCGAATGCCAGAGCATAGTTTGGATATTCCCTCGGAGCCAGAGGAACTGATCCAGCGATTGTCTAATTTGTTTCCTGCTCATGGCGATCGCATTTGCCAATTTGTCAACGAAGTGGAAAAGACTGGTGAAGGTTTGAAAAAACTCTCTCCACCGCTCAAGCCAATTGAACTGCTCAAACATTCAAATGAGGTATTTTCTGCCGTCCAGTACCTCAACAGCACACTTCAGGATGTCTTTGACAAATTCCAGCTACCCCAAGATGCTCAAACCCTATTAGCCCTACAATGGCCTGATTTTTTGCTGCCTCCAAATCAACTCTCGTTCTATGCTTGGGTTATATTATTCCGAGGTTATCAAGCGGGCGCATTTTACCCAACCCAGCATTTTGAACATGTGATTAATTCGTTGGTCAATGTCATCGAATCATTGGGGGGACAGGTATTGCTCAACCATGAAGTTACGAATTTTAGAGTCACAGACAGAACGGTTACGGGAGTTCAAGCGATGGATCTCACCACCCATCAAACCCATGAATTTGCAGGCGACACCGTAATTTGCAATATTGACCCCAAAAAAGCCGCCAAGATGATTGGGGAATCGCAGTTTTCTAAAAGCGTGCGTCGAAAACTCAACTATGAATATTCGCCATCTAACTACATGGCTTATTGCGTCGTCAAAGATATCGATCTCCGAGAATATGGATTTGGCAAGTGGAATCTTTTTCATACAGGGCATCACGATTTAAATGAAGCCTTCACGCAGATGTACGATCGCAATGACTTTTCTAATCCTAGCTTTGCCATCACAACGCCGACTTTATTGACTACAGCAAGTCGAGATTGCCCAGAAGACTGCCAAATTGTCGAATTTCTTACCGTTGCCAATTATAAATACTTCCAGGAATTACGAGATAATGACCGCAAAGCTTACAACCAGAAAAAGCAAGAAATCTTAGATTCCATCCTCGATGTTGTGGAAGAACACCATGTACCGAACTTTAGAAAATACATGGTCTTCCATATTACAGGTAGTCCTACTACCAATGAGCGTTTTTGCTGGTGTCCAAATGGGAATTCCTACGGCTCCAGTATGACACCGCGCAATATGGGTATGGGACGACTGAATCACGAAACCTCACTCAATCATTTCTATTTCTGCAATGCCTCATCTGGCTATCCTGGCTTTGCTGCCACATTTTGGACAGGCGCACTGCTGTATCAACGATTATCAGGCGACCAAATA
- a CDS encoding efflux RND transporter periplasmic adaptor subunit, producing the protein MTIALKPKELKPKELKPNGLSKLKANKWLLGLLILISMIGVGYLTYYQLVVVPQQQAKLKIQTALVKRGNLTIAVSANGTVEPERSVNVSPKTSGILKQLLVKEGDSVQLGQVLAYMDASNLQGQLRQAQGNLAAAEANVQKLLNGNRTQDIATAKAQLAEQDANLQKLLNGNRLQEVAQAEAQLRDAQYALRQANDDLKRNQELYNSGAIALQSLNTFRTSRDRAQTQVKQTQAAASLMRSGTRPEEIIQAEALLKQKQEALSLSQAGSRPEDIQQARAQVAAAEGAVQIIQTDINDMVIRAPFSGIVARKFADPGSFVTPTTAGSSVSSASSSSILALASTNQIVAQVAEANIAQIRMGLVATIQADAYPGKTFTGQVTQIATQSDVVQNVTSFEVKTSVPDPQHLLRSGMNVTVDFKAGELKNVLVVPTGAIVQQNNSQGVFVAKDKGDSVFVPIVVGTTVNDKTEVKSGLTGNEHVLLSFPPGTRKVSTANGRRS; encoded by the coding sequence ATGACCATTGCCTTAAAACCGAAGGAACTAAAGCCTAAAGAACTAAAGCCGAATGGACTGAGTAAGCTAAAAGCAAATAAATGGCTACTTGGTTTACTGATATTGATTTCCATGATTGGCGTTGGCTATCTCACTTATTACCAACTGGTTGTAGTGCCTCAACAGCAAGCAAAGCTGAAGATTCAAACGGCTTTAGTTAAGCGGGGTAATCTCACGATCGCGGTTTCTGCAAATGGAACTGTTGAACCCGAACGTTCAGTTAATGTGAGTCCAAAAACGTCAGGGATTTTGAAGCAACTGCTGGTTAAAGAAGGCGATTCTGTCCAACTTGGGCAGGTGCTTGCTTACATGGATGCCTCGAATCTTCAGGGACAATTACGGCAAGCTCAGGGGAATCTGGCTGCGGCTGAAGCAAATGTGCAAAAATTACTCAATGGGAATCGAACTCAAGATATCGCCACAGCAAAGGCACAGCTGGCTGAACAAGACGCAAATCTCCAAAAATTACTTAATGGAAATCGACTCCAGGAAGTTGCCCAAGCCGAAGCCCAGTTGAGGGATGCTCAATATGCCCTACGTCAAGCTAACGATGATCTTAAAAGAAATCAAGAACTCTATAACTCAGGTGCGATCGCTCTCCAAAGTCTGAATACCTTCCGTACTAGCCGCGATCGCGCCCAGACTCAAGTCAAGCAAACACAAGCAGCTGCTTCATTGATGCGATCGGGAACTCGGCCAGAAGAGATTATTCAAGCCGAGGCACTCCTCAAACAGAAACAGGAGGCTCTATCACTCTCTCAAGCAGGATCACGACCGGAGGACATTCAGCAAGCCCGCGCCCAAGTAGCGGCGGCTGAGGGAGCAGTGCAAATTATCCAGACAGATATCAATGATATGGTGATCCGCGCCCCCTTTAGTGGGATTGTCGCCCGGAAATTTGCCGATCCTGGCTCATTTGTAACGCCTACTACGGCGGGTAGTTCGGTTTCTTCTGCTTCATCATCTTCCATCTTGGCTCTCGCATCCACGAACCAGATTGTTGCCCAGGTTGCAGAAGCGAACATTGCCCAAATTCGCATGGGTCTAGTTGCGACAATTCAGGCAGATGCCTATCCGGGGAAAACTTTTACTGGACAAGTAACGCAAATTGCCACTCAGTCGGATGTTGTACAAAACGTGACTAGCTTTGAGGTGAAGACATCAGTGCCAGATCCCCAACATCTGCTGCGATCAGGGATGAATGTAACTGTGGACTTTAAAGCTGGAGAGTTGAAAAATGTGCTGGTGGTACCGACTGGGGCGATCGTTCAACAAAATAATTCTCAGGGCGTATTTGTGGCCAAGGACAAAGGCGATTCAGTCTTCGTGCCGATTGTAGTCGGGACAACGGTGAATGACAAAACCGAGGTAAAGTCTGGCTTAACCGGAAACGAACACGTTTTACTCAGCTTTCCACCTGGAACTCGTAAGGTTTCTACAGCTAATGGCAGACGTTCATGA
- a CDS encoding ABC transporter ATP-binding protein, translated as MANMILMEGITKTYHLGELDVPVLKEIDLSIEDGEYVAIMGASGSGKSTLMNIIGCLDRPTSGQYILDGRDLTTLDDDELADIRNQYIGFVFQQFNLLPRLTALENVMLPMIYADVPRSQRLESAIAALEKIGLGDRLTNRPSQLSGGQQQRVAIARALVNHPALVLADEPTGALDSKTSHEIMNLLTELNQQGTTIAIVTHDATVAAQTKRVIQMQDGVIVERAMATPTKSMQL; from the coding sequence ATGGCAAACATGATTTTAATGGAGGGCATCACGAAAACCTATCACTTGGGTGAATTGGATGTGCCCGTTCTGAAGGAAATTGATTTATCGATTGAAGATGGGGAATATGTGGCGATTATGGGGGCTTCGGGTTCAGGGAAATCAACACTGATGAACATCATCGGCTGTCTGGATCGTCCGACGAGTGGACAATATATCTTAGACGGTAGAGATTTGACAACCCTGGATGATGATGAACTTGCAGATATCCGCAATCAATATATTGGTTTTGTATTTCAACAATTCAATTTGTTGCCTCGGTTGACGGCACTAGAAAATGTCATGCTACCGATGATTTATGCAGATGTGCCGCGATCGCAACGACTGGAATCTGCGATCGCCGCCTTAGAAAAGATTGGATTAGGCGATCGCTTAACAAACCGCCCTAGCCAACTTTCGGGAGGACAACAACAGCGAGTGGCGATCGCGCGGGCGCTGGTGAATCATCCTGCCTTAGTGTTGGCAGATGAACCAACGGGGGCTTTAGATTCTAAAACTTCTCACGAAATTATGAATTTGCTGACGGAATTAAATCAACAAGGAACTACGATCGCAATTGTCACCCATGATGCAACGGTAGCAGCTCAGACAAAGCGGGTGATTCAGATGCAGGATGGGGTGATTGTTGAGAGGGCGATGGCTACGCCGACTAAAAGTATGCAGCTTTGA
- a CDS encoding general stress protein, whose translation MTYTHTVVANFPSHAEAEKVVLELQKSGFDMQKLSIIGKDYQTTEHVRGFLTWKDTAKAGAAGGGYWGSFVGGLFGILAGAGVLFIPGVAPIIIAGPIAGVLAGWLEGTLVGAAGAAAVGGLAGALGGLGIPKHEIVKYETQIQGGEFIILVTGSNEDVSQARQMLDRISHGMSISIPV comes from the coding sequence ATGACATATACACATACGGTTGTTGCTAATTTCCCCTCCCATGCAGAAGCAGAAAAGGTTGTATTGGAGCTGCAAAAATCAGGCTTCGATATGCAAAAGCTCTCGATTATTGGTAAAGACTACCAAACCACTGAACATGTGCGGGGATTTCTCACTTGGAAAGATACAGCTAAAGCTGGAGCCGCAGGGGGTGGTTATTGGGGTAGCTTCGTCGGCGGTTTATTTGGCATTTTAGCAGGGGCTGGAGTGCTGTTTATTCCCGGAGTAGCTCCGATCATCATTGCTGGCCCCATTGCGGGAGTCTTGGCGGGTTGGTTGGAAGGAACACTTGTTGGTGCTGCTGGTGCTGCTGCTGTTGGAGGACTGGCAGGTGCTTTAGGAGGGTTAGGAATCCCCAAGCACGAGATAGTGAAGTACGAGACTCAAATTCAAGGAGGCGAGTTCATAATCCTTGTAACAGGCAGCAACGAGGATGTCAGTCAGGCGAGGCAGATGCTAGACAGAATTAGTCATGGAATGAGCATTTCGATTCCTGTCTAA
- a CDS encoding DUF5335 family protein, protein MVSKIDISKSVPRERWGEFFDLFSSGNRGRYISIEIIDSELDNAELIQNAPLMAMVYDRPGKGDDLVIEVGRDEVTYAHTIDSPTEVLTGQNSNGVMIAVRISDATGTKTLIQLQAN, encoded by the coding sequence ATGGTAAGTAAAATTGATATCAGCAAATCTGTGCCGCGTGAGCGATGGGGTGAATTTTTTGATCTGTTCTCAAGTGGTAATCGTGGTCGCTATATTTCAATCGAAATCATCGATTCAGAACTCGATAATGCAGAACTGATTCAAAACGCACCTTTGATGGCAATGGTTTACGATCGCCCCGGAAAAGGAGATGATTTGGTAATTGAAGTGGGTAGGGATGAAGTGACTTACGCTCACACAATCGATTCACCGACTGAAGTTTTAACGGGACAGAACTCAAACGGTGTGATGATAGCGGTTCGGATTAGTGACGCTACCGGGACAAAAACGTTGATCCAGTTACAAGCTAATTAA
- a CDS encoding clan AA aspartic protease codes for MIYGRLIDRKAVVPVIFRLPQQPDFSLDFVIDTGFNDYLTLPVQAINAMNLPLYSSIPARFADGSEALLAIHLATVVWDDVQKVVPILASGYKPLLGTAMMEGYHLEIDFEDNGLVSLEKIPSPIL; via the coding sequence ATGATTTACGGAAGATTGATTGACCGCAAAGCAGTAGTTCCGGTAATTTTTCGTTTACCACAACAACCAGATTTTTCTCTTGATTTTGTCATCGATACTGGATTTAACGACTATCTTACCTTACCAGTTCAAGCAATCAATGCGATGAATCTTCCTTTATATTCAAGTATACCTGCAAGATTTGCTGACGGTAGTGAGGCTTTATTAGCTATACATTTAGCAACTGTTGTTTGGGATGATGTACAAAAGGTAGTCCCTATTTTAGCTTCTGGTTATAAGCCTTTGCTGGGAACTGCGATGATGGAAGGTTATCATCTTGAGATAGATTTTGAGGACAATGGCTTGGTTTCGTTAGAAAAAATACCATCTCCAATATTATAG
- a CDS encoding oleate hydratase, giving the protein MVKESNAYLLGGGIGSLAAAAFMIRDGGLPGGNIFILEAKPLLGGSMDGAGNPTDGYSLRGGRMLTTDNYECTWDLFKSIPSLSSPGKTVFDETMEFNEQHKSNSMARLVDSRRAKVSVSSMGFSMQNRQELLKLTQADEAELGASCITDWLSPEFFETEFWYMWVTTFAFQPWHSAVEFKRYLHRFMLEFSRIETLAGVKRTIYNQYDSLILPLQSWLAAQNVHFLVDCKVTDLDSTTAEGKLVVTGIHYQQSGESKTIAVKDSDLVFLQNGSMTDASSLGSMTSAPKKLTKQDCTSWTLWEKLAAESPDFGNPAAFNSSIAESLWESFTVTLKNPAFFDKIAKFSGNQAGTGGLITFKDSNWLMSIVLAYQPHFINQPADVQVFWGYALFGDRIGNFVPKPMSDCNGEEILRELCGHLRFDLDTVESANCIPCRMPYITSMFMPRLRSDRPLPIPRSSKNLAFISQFVEIADDVVFTVEYSVRAAQMAVYEFLSIDRQIPPISPHDKSLQVEFKALVKAFR; this is encoded by the coding sequence ATGGTTAAGGAATCTAATGCCTATTTGTTAGGTGGTGGTATCGGCTCTTTGGCAGCCGCCGCCTTCATGATTCGTGACGGCGGACTCCCTGGCGGAAATATTTTTATCCTAGAAGCAAAACCCTTGCTGGGCGGAAGTATGGATGGAGCAGGGAACCCTACAGATGGCTATTCTCTGCGCGGGGGAAGGATGTTAACGACCGACAATTACGAATGTACTTGGGATCTTTTCAAGTCGATTCCCTCCCTGAGTTCGCCCGGTAAAACGGTATTTGACGAAACGATGGAGTTCAATGAGCAGCATAAATCAAATTCTATGGCGCGTCTCGTTGACAGCCGACGGGCGAAAGTCTCTGTGAGTTCGATGGGCTTTTCCATGCAAAATCGTCAAGAGTTACTGAAACTTACCCAAGCTGATGAAGCTGAGTTGGGTGCTAGTTGTATCACAGATTGGCTTTCCCCTGAATTCTTCGAGACTGAATTTTGGTATATGTGGGTTACTACGTTCGCCTTCCAGCCGTGGCATAGTGCTGTTGAATTCAAGCGTTATTTGCATCGCTTCATGTTGGAATTCTCTCGAATTGAAACCCTAGCTGGGGTTAAGCGCACCATCTACAATCAGTATGATTCATTGATTCTTCCCTTACAGAGTTGGCTTGCTGCCCAAAATGTCCATTTCCTCGTCGATTGCAAGGTGACGGATCTGGATAGCACCACAGCAGAGGGAAAGTTAGTAGTGACAGGCATTCATTATCAGCAGAGTGGTGAAAGCAAAACCATTGCAGTTAAAGATAGCGACTTGGTTTTTCTGCAAAATGGCTCAATGACCGATGCCTCAAGTTTGGGGTCGATGACAAGTGCGCCCAAGAAGTTGACTAAACAGGACTGCACTAGTTGGACTTTGTGGGAAAAGCTGGCAGCAGAAAGCCCAGATTTTGGTAATCCTGCTGCTTTCAATAGCAGCATTGCCGAGTCTCTCTGGGAGTCTTTTACGGTGACACTAAAAAACCCTGCATTCTTCGATAAAATCGCCAAGTTTAGCGGCAATCAAGCGGGGACTGGTGGGCTGATCACGTTTAAAGACTCAAATTGGCTGATGTCCATTGTACTCGCCTATCAACCCCACTTTATAAATCAGCCTGCTGATGTACAAGTCTTCTGGGGATATGCCCTTTTTGGCGATCGCATCGGTAACTTCGTTCCCAAGCCAATGAGCGACTGCAACGGTGAAGAAATTCTGCGAGAACTTTGCGGTCATTTACGATTCGATTTGGACACTGTGGAATCGGCAAACTGTATTCCTTGCAGAATGCCGTACATCACAAGTATGTTTATGCCTCGTTTACGTAGTGATCGACCATTGCCGATCCCTCGTAGCTCGAAAAACCTCGCTTTCATCAGCCAGTTTGTGGAAATTGCTGATGATGTCGTCTTCACAGTTGAATATTCGGTGCGAGCTGCTCAGATGGCAGTCTACGAATTCCTTAGTATCGATCGTCAGATTCCACCTATCTCGCCTCATGACAAGTCACTGCAAGTCGAGTTTAAGGCTTTAGTCAAAGCGTTTAGGTAA
- a CDS encoding helix-turn-helix transcriptional regulator translates to MLNQRILLSCDRPNITECDRCVLNLLRLQVIETDENNHTFSQYQQILTQFSQISDHIGAIILAIDGQVQLITQRAEQLLSQYSLALTPPLLPDPLYHWFKHQITQPTFSENILSPCLPLHIEQAEQQLVIRLIPDPIREQYLLRLEEEELQSFSISSLELLGLTQREAEVLFWVAKDKSNAGIAKVLGCCEGTVRKHLEHLYQKLAVQSRTGAVMFALEKLGLFKK, encoded by the coding sequence GTGTTAAATCAAAGGATTTTGTTAAGTTGCGATCGCCCAAATATCACAGAGTGCGATCGCTGTGTTCTGAATCTACTGCGTCTCCAAGTGATTGAGACAGATGAGAATAACCATACATTCAGCCAATATCAGCAAATACTGACGCAATTCAGCCAGATTTCAGATCATATAGGGGCAATCATTTTGGCGATCGATGGGCAAGTGCAGCTCATAACTCAACGGGCAGAACAACTCTTGAGCCAGTATTCTTTAGCTCTCACTCCACCCTTATTGCCAGACCCCTTATACCATTGGTTCAAGCATCAGATTACACAACCTACATTCAGTGAAAATATACTATCCCCGTGTTTACCCTTGCACATAGAGCAAGCAGAACAACAATTAGTTATCCGTCTCATTCCCGATCCAATTAGGGAGCAATACCTCTTGCGGTTGGAGGAAGAAGAATTGCAATCCTTTTCAATTTCTTCCCTGGAATTACTAGGACTTACTCAACGTGAAGCGGAGGTATTGTTTTGGGTTGCTAAGGATAAAAGCAATGCCGGAATTGCGAAAGTGCTGGGTTGCTGTGAAGGAACAGTGCGAAAACATCTGGAACATCTTTACCAGAAATTGGCTGTGCAAAGCCGGACAGGTGCGGTGATGTTTGCTTTAGAAAAGTTGGGGTTATTCAAAAAATAG